In one Culex quinquefasciatus strain JHB chromosome 2, VPISU_Cqui_1.0_pri_paternal, whole genome shotgun sequence genomic region, the following are encoded:
- the LOC6031452 gene encoding protein strawberry notch isoform X1 → MNRMATKKASLGYGDDEENEDSSGSDFDEDEDPDEIEVPGGGKDLATVATLTKIKTEVPTPTSSPAASNVSSKASGKIPAGLIKKAAGSYEVIKQPTILKQPGVGSSVYGASGSSSGMGTSSIAVAGGSGSGTAGTSLPPGATSILGGLGSYYPPSIATLLAQMGMAATLGYGGGSSATSMNQLTSNQIMMEHLKALVTANPHYLTSGIPNNLLSQILMADPSKVQQHQQQQQAALNNYMNQVPEEEEAEDEELGVAETYAEYWPSKLKIGKKHPDQVVETASLSSVEPSNVYYKLSIPPETINGGLLSALQLESITYASQAHDHLLPDGSRAGFLVGDGAGVGKGRTIAGIIFENYLKGRKKSIWISVSNDLRYDAERDLRDIGANRIQVHALNKLKYAKINSTVNNNTKKGVIFGTYSALIGESQSTSGKYKTRLKQLLQWCGDDFDGVIVFDECHKAKNLCPVGSSKPTKTGLTALDLQNKLPKARVVYASATGASEPRNMAYMVRLGIWGQGTPFPSFMDFITAVEKRGVGAMEIVAMDMKLRGMYIARQLSFHGVTFKIEEVPLTKEFRQVYDESVELWVESMQKFTEAAELIDAENRMKKTMWGQFWSAHQRFFKYLCIASKVNHAVKVSREAIKYGKCVVIGLQSTGEARTLEQLERDDGELNDFVSTAKGVFQSLVEKHFPAPDRTRINRLLGIEAPKKTQLERILEEIDSKPSASSGDLKRKNQVVGRVGAAKPKKSRRNSSDEDSDSEESDDGGGKKGSESEAEDSNHDSDSARSSDYNPFYSGSDSDDDPWVGKTSKVKPKKPKSPKKKPVSTQDKIQAHLSKKQTETKPVMFQASNGISIQLGPPPKDAIERACQMKDELLAKIERLGDRLPANTLDQLIDELGGPENVAEMTGRKGRVVQNDNGTIQYESRSEQDVPLETLNITEKQRFMDGEKDVAIISEAASSGISLQSDRRVRNQRRRVHITLELPWSADRAVQQFGRTHRSNQVNAPEYMFLISDLAGERRFASTVAKRLESLGALTHGDRRATETRDLSQFNIDNKYGRSALESVMKTIMGYEQPLVPPPSDYKGDFFKDIAGALVGVGLIVNSEQMPGVLSLDKDYNNISKFLNRILGMPVELQNRLFKYFTDTLVAIIDQAKKRGRFDLGILDLGAAGENVTRVKISRFIRKHSTGVAPTELHTVQVERGMIWQEAIDKWADLGGEREGFYISKQARNGKYTAVLAVEIEAAPPKSNLGSKKKLPEGKSKKDIMFQIYRPNTGLQFKHESLDELEKKYKKVLSDEAESHWTQQYDASVNTCSHSYWKGMCRYVTMGQECEVGLRRRTYYVLSGSVLSVWARVENSLAARVGNQNRMQVIRLKTKEGIKIVGTLIPKNCVEHLVKDLSSDAEKVEEQSFAVK, encoded by the exons GTGGTGGCAAGGATCTGGCCACGGTGGCCACACTCACCAAAATCAAGACGGAAGTACCAACGCCCACGTCGTCACCGGCGGCCTCGAACGTGTCCTCCAAAGCTAGCGGTAAGATTCCGGCCGGCCTGATCAAGAAGGCAGCCGGAAGCTACGAGGTGATCAAACAACCGACCATTCTGAAACAGCCCGGAGTTGGCAGCAGTG TGTACGGAGCCAGTGGTAGCAGCAGTGGAATGGGCACGTCGTCCATCGCTGTTGCCGGTGGCAGTGGGTCGGGAACAGCCGGAACGTCGCTTCCACCCGGGGCGACCAGCATTCTGGGTGGGCTCGGAAGTTACTATCCGCCGAGTATTGCCACTCTGCTGGCGCAGA TGGGAATGGCCGCAACACTGGGCTATGGCGGTGGTTCGTCGGCGACCAGCATGAACCAGCTGACGAGCAACCAGATCATGATGGAACACCTGAAGGCGCTGGTCACGGCCAACCCGCACTACCTGACGAGTGGGATTCCGAATAACCTGCTCTCGCAGATCTTGATGGCCGACCCGAGCAAGGtacagcagcaccagcagcaacaacaggcTGCACTGAACAATTAT ATGAACCAAGTTCCGGAAGAGGAGGAAGCGGAAGATGAAGAGCTTGGCGTGGCAGAAACGTACGCCGAGTATTGGCCCTCAAAGT TAAAAATCGGTAAAAAGCACCCGGACCAGGTGGTCGAAACGGCGTCGCTCTCTTCGGTGGAACCCTCCAACGTGTACTACAAGCTGTCGATCCCGCCGGAAACCATCAACGGTGGTCTGCTGAGCGCCCTCCAGCTCGAGTCGATCACGTACGCTAGTCAAGCCCACGATCACCTGCTGCCGGACGGATCGCGGGCCGGTTTCCTGGTGGGTGACGGTGCCGGTGTGGGCAAGGGTCGTACCATCGCCGGCATCATCTTCGAGAACTATCTGAAGGGGCGCAAAAAGTCGATCTGGATCTCGGTGTCGAACGATTTGCGGTACGACGCGGAGCGGGATTTGCGCGACATTGGCGCGAACCGGATTCAGGTTCACGCGCTGAACAag CTCAAGTATGCCAAAATCAACTCGACGGTGAACAACAACACCAAGAAGGGCGTCATCTTCGGCACGTACTCGGCGCTGATTGGCGAGTCGCAGAGCACCAGCGGCAAGTACAAGACGCGCCTCAAACAGCTGCTGCAGTGGTGCGGCGACGACTTTGACGGGGTGATTGTGTTTGACGAGTGTCACAAGGCGAAGAACCTGTGCCCGGTGGGGTCGAGCAAGCCCACCAAGACGGGGCTGACGGCGCTGGATTTGCAGAACAAGCTGCCCAAGGCCCGCGTGGTATACGCTTCGGCGACGGGCGCCTCCGAGCCGCGTAATATGGCCTACATGGTGCGGTTGGGAATTTGGGGACAGGGAACGCCGTTCCCGTCGTTTATGGACTTTATTACGGCCGTTGAGAAGAG AGGTGTCGGCGCGATGGAAATCGTGGCGATGGACATGAAGCTCCGCGGGATGTACATTGCTCGGCAGCTCAGCTTCCACGGCGTCACGTTCAAGATCGAAGAGGTACCGCTGACGAAGGAGTTTAGGCAGGTTTATGACGAGTCGGTTGAACTG TGGGTGGAATCGATGCAGAAGTTTACGGAAGCGGCCGAACTGATTGACGCCGAGAACCGCATGAAGAAGACGATGTGGGGACAGTTTTGGTCGGCGCATCAGCGTTTCTTCAAGTACCTGTGCATCGCGTCGAAGGTGAACCACGCCGTTAAGGTGTCGCGCGAGGCGATCAAGTACGGCAAGTGCGTCGTGATCGGTCTGCAGTCTACGGGAGAAGCGAGAACGTTGGAGCAGCTGGAGCGAGACGACGGAGAACTGAACGACTTTGTGTCGACAGCGAAGGGAGTGTTTCAGTCGTTGGTGGAGAAGCACTTCCCGGCGCCGGATCGAACGAGGATCAACAGACTGCTGGGGATAGAGGCGCCGAAGAAGACGCAGTTGGAGCGGATCTTGGAGGAGATTGATTCAAAGCCGTCGGCCAGCAGCGGTGATCTGAAGCGGAAGAATCAAGTTGTGGGACGAGTTGGAGCTGCCAAACCTAAGAAATCCCGGCGCAACTCGTCGGACGAAGATTCCGACAGTGAGGAGTCGGATGATGGTGGGGGCAAGAAGGGCTCGGAAAGCGAGGCGGAAGACAGTAATCACGATTCGGACAGTGCCCGAAGCAGCGATTACAATCCGTTCTATTCCGGCTCGGACAGCGACGACGATCCGTGGGTGGGCAAGACGAGCAAGGTGAAACCGAAGAAGCCAAAAAGCCCGAAGAAGAAACCGGTTTCAACGCAGGACAAAATTCAAGCTCATCTTTCGAAAAAACAGACTGAAACCAAACCTGTGATGTTCCAGGCCAGCAACGGCATTTCGATCCAGCTGGGACCGCCGCCAAAGGACGCGATCGAACGAGCCTGCCAGATGAAGGACGAACTGCTGGCGAAGATCGAGCGACTTGGTGACCGACTGCCGGCCAACACGCTAGATCAGCTGATCGATGAACTGGGAGGGCCAGAGAATGTAGCCGAGATGACTGGCCGAAAGGGACGCGTGGTTCAGAATGACAACGGAACAATCCAGTACGAGTCTCGGTCCGAGCAGGACGTCCCGCTGGAGACGCTCAACATAACGGAAAAGCAACGCTTCATGGACGGTGAGAAGGACGTGGCCATCATTTCCGAGGCCGCTTCCAGTGGTATTTCGCTGCAAAGCGATCGACGCGTACGAAACCAGCGGCGTCGAGTCCACATAACGCTCGAGTTGCCCTGGTCGGCCGATCGAGCTGTGCAGCAGTTTGGTCGTACGCATCGATCTAACCAGGTCAACGCACCCGAGTACATGTTCCTTATATCCGATCTCGCCGGAGAGCGCCGCTTTGCCTCCACGGTGGCCAAACGGCTTGAATCGCTCGGTGCGCTCACGCATGGCGATCGTCGCGCGACGGAAACCCGCGATCTTTCTCAGTTTAACATCGACAACAAGTACGGCCGGTCTGCGCTCGAGTCGGTGATGAAGACGATCATGGGCTACGAACAGCCGCTGGTTCCTCCGCCCAGCGACTACAAGGGCGACTTCTTCAAGGACATTGCCGGAGCGCTGGTCGGCGTGGGGCTGATCGTCAACAGCGAGCAGATGCCGGGCGTGTTGAGTCTGGACAAGGACTACAACAACATTTCAAAGTTCCTAAATCGAATCCTTGGCATGCCGGTCGAGCTGCAGAACCGGCTATTCAAGTACTTTACCGACACGCTGGTGGCCATCATCGACCAGGCGAAGAAGCGCGGCCGGTTCGATCTCGGCATTCTGG ATCTCGGAGCGGCCGGGGAGAATGTAACCCGCGTCAAGATTTCGCGCTTCATCCGCAAGCACTCGACGGGTGTCGCGCCGACGGAACTGCACACCGTGCAGGTCGAGCGCGGAATGATCTGGCAGGAGGCCATCGACAA GTGGGCCGATCTGGGCGGCGAACGGGAAGGCTTCTACATCTCCAAGCAGGCCCGCAACGGTAAGTACACGGCGGTCCTGGCGGTGGAAATCGAAGCCGCCCCGCCCAAGTCCAACCTCGGATCGAAGAAGAAACTGCCGGAAGGCAAGAGCAAGAAGGACATCATGTTCCAAATCTACCGACCCAACACGGGCCTGCAGTTCAAGCACGAGTCGCTGGACGAGCTAGAGAAAAAGTACAAGAAGGTGCTGAGCGACGAGGCGGAGTCGCACTGGACGCAGCAGTACGACGCGTCGGTCAACACGTGTTCGCACAGCTACTGGAAGGGCATGTGCCGGTACGTCACGATGGGACAGGAGTGCGAG GTTGGCCTGCGGCGACGTACGTACTACGTGCTCTCCGGGTCGGTCCTGTCCGTGTGGGCCCGGGTCGAGAACAGTTTGGCGGCGCGCGTCGGCAACCAGAACCGGATGCAGGTAATCAGACTGAAAACCAAGGAAGGGATCAAAATCGTCGGTACGCTTATTCCCAAAAACTGCGTGGAACACCTCGTCAAGGATCTGAGCTCGGACGCGGAAAAGGTCGAGGAGCAGTCGTTTGCGGTCAAGTGa